In Maridesulfovibrio sp., the genomic stretch TTTTTCCAGACCCATAGCGGCATTACGTACCACATCTTCTACGAAAGTGGGGTTTGCAAAACTTTTTTCTGTCACGTATTTTTCGTCCTCGCGCTTGAGTAGAGAAAAGACTTCACACGAACCGGCACCTTCAGCAATTTCCACCAGATCCTCAATCCAGACAAATCCTTTCGACTTTGTTTTAATATGCACCACAGCCCGCTGACTGTGAGCACCTTCGTCGCTGATTGCCTTGGAGCAGGGGCAGACTGTCATAACCGGGACTTTCACTCCAAGTGTGAACTCCAGATTCTCCCCGATCATCTCCCCTTCAACTGTGCATTCATAACTCATAACACCTTTGCGGCCGCTGACCGGAGAAGTCTTTTGCAGGCAGTAGGGAAAACTGAGTTCCGCATGCGCGCGTTTGGCTTCCAGACGGCGCAGGATGTCACTGAGCAGATTGTAAAAGCTCTTGTAGTCCAGCTCTTCTGACCAATCTTCAAGAGCCTCAACAAAACGGCTCATGTGCGTTCCTTTGAAATGCGCTGGAAGATCAACAGATAATGCTACCTTAGCCATAGTGTTCTGGCTGCCGGATTCGCGGTCGCGGACAACAAGAGGAAGGGTCAGGTCACGCACACCGACACGGTCGATGGGCATGGCCACTTTTGCAGGACTGTTCTGTACGTCTTCCATTAAACCAACTCTTCCCCGGTTGTAGTAAGACCCAGTTTGCCGTGCTTAACTCCTTTAGTAGAGATCAGGCGGTGGGCCAGCTCTTTTAT encodes the following:
- the folE2 gene encoding GTP cyclohydrolase FolE2, coding for MEDVQNSPAKVAMPIDRVGVRDLTLPLVVRDRESGSQNTMAKVALSVDLPAHFKGTHMSRFVEALEDWSEELDYKSFYNLLSDILRRLEAKRAHAELSFPYCLQKTSPVSGRKGVMSYECTVEGEMIGENLEFTLGVKVPVMTVCPCSKAISDEGAHSQRAVVHIKTKSKGFVWIEDLVEIAEGAGSCEVFSLLKREDEKYVTEKSFANPTFVEDVVRNAAMGLEKHPKILWYKVDVESFESIHNHCAFASIAKSE